One Sphingobacteruim zhuxiongii DNA window includes the following coding sequences:
- a CDS encoding SusC/RagA family TonB-linked outer membrane protein yields MKINSLFYCIWRICVIALLIISFAVPAHANNHSKQTFQKHLADVRGRIVGEDGRPLSGATVSIKGRKGAINTGADGEFILKELKGEVTIIVSYLGYKQREIRVSENSKDLLIKMELNDNTMEDVVVTGIFERKKEAFSGATKTINAEQIKEIGNKNVLQALKTLDPSLTFVDNNQFGSNPNSLARIELRGKTSISNNTNLGTFRDQLGVDPNMPLIILDGFESSLRQITDLDINRIASVTILKDASSTALYGAKSANGVIVVETVKPKQGQVMVSYNADVNFNIADLSDFNMMNSEEKLEFERLAGRFESPWTWHAHALTQFYNERLTEVRKGVNTYWLNEPIEKVAVENRHSIQVSGGTPEIQYSIGGNYQDINGVMKGSGRNNWGANVDLSYRKNRLNITNRVFASGYRSDESPYGSFSQFTRANPYYRKDRLNQPFLERAVTGFDQYRNVPNPMYNAMLNSYDYGNGLTISNNLGFNYDLNPSLRLSGGLQLSKGSNSNVSFLSPLNTYFEKTEQLLKGSYTNSSGEFFRYAGNLAATYSKRIQERHVVTGNLRADISQDKQSSRTFTAVGFPEGVEGNPAFSYTYEPNAKPYIFEPPLIRRLSALASFSYVYDNRYFIDGTYRLDGSTAFGTENKYSPFWAVGAGWSLHNEGFIKNNTDKINSLILRANIGTSGNQSFGSFLSANVYNLSPYSNYFGIGFIQNQIGNPMLEWQKTFQSSLGLELVMFENRLSSRINLYRKVTDPLIVAVDLPSSNGTASYPMNLGSLAINGMEVELGFSPIVNKARRIVWNVGLTGSLLKGKYGEFGSIINSLNDEQISSSSIQRYEEGRSPDDLWAYKSLGIDPSNGKEVFLTAADSYTYDYFEANYRVVGNARPMVEGVLSNNLRLKNFTLNASIRYNLGSSRFNNALYALTSRVLGCS; encoded by the coding sequence ATGAAAATTAATAGTTTATTCTATTGCATTTGGCGTATTTGTGTAATTGCACTGTTAATCATCAGTTTTGCAGTTCCTGCTCACGCTAACAATCATTCCAAACAAACATTTCAAAAGCATTTAGCCGACGTTCGAGGACGCATAGTCGGAGAAGATGGGCGCCCTCTGTCTGGCGCAACGGTATCAATTAAAGGTAGAAAAGGTGCCATCAACACGGGGGCTGATGGCGAATTCATTTTAAAGGAACTTAAAGGTGAAGTGACGATTATCGTTTCTTATTTGGGTTATAAGCAGCGTGAAATAAGAGTCTCCGAAAACTCGAAGGATCTGCTCATCAAAATGGAGCTAAATGACAACACCATGGAGGATGTCGTCGTGACGGGGATCTTCGAACGTAAAAAAGAAGCCTTCTCCGGTGCTACCAAAACCATTAATGCGGAACAGATAAAGGAAATCGGTAACAAAAACGTCCTTCAGGCGCTAAAGACTTTAGATCCTTCTTTAACCTTTGTCGACAATAACCAATTTGGATCGAACCCAAACAGCTTAGCGCGGATTGAGCTACGCGGAAAGACTAGTATTTCGAACAATACCAATTTGGGCACCTTTCGTGATCAGTTAGGCGTCGATCCCAATATGCCTCTAATCATATTGGATGGTTTTGAATCTTCACTTAGACAAATTACAGACTTAGATATCAATCGGATTGCCAGTGTAACTATTTTGAAGGACGCCTCTTCAACAGCATTGTATGGAGCTAAATCTGCCAATGGGGTTATTGTTGTTGAGACTGTTAAGCCAAAGCAAGGGCAAGTTATGGTGAGCTATAACGCCGATGTAAATTTTAACATTGCGGATCTCAGCGATTTCAATATGATGAATTCGGAAGAAAAACTGGAATTCGAAAGACTCGCCGGTCGCTTTGAATCGCCTTGGACTTGGCATGCTCATGCTTTAACGCAATTTTATAATGAACGATTAACCGAGGTCAGAAAAGGCGTGAATACCTATTGGCTAAATGAACCGATTGAAAAGGTAGCCGTTGAAAACAGACATTCCATACAAGTTTCTGGAGGAACTCCAGAAATTCAATACAGTATTGGTGGAAATTACCAGGATATCAATGGCGTCATGAAAGGTTCGGGTCGTAATAACTGGGGAGCGAATGTGGACTTAAGCTACAGAAAGAATCGCCTAAATATCACCAATAGAGTTTTCGCCAGTGGATATCGCTCTGATGAAAGTCCCTATGGTAGCTTCTCGCAGTTTACTCGCGCAAATCCTTATTACCGCAAAGATCGATTAAACCAACCTTTTCTGGAAAGGGCAGTGACCGGTTTCGATCAGTATCGTAATGTCCCTAATCCAATGTATAATGCCATGTTGAATTCTTACGACTACGGCAACGGGCTGACCATCAGTAATAATCTAGGATTCAATTATGATTTGAACCCTAGTTTAAGGTTATCTGGTGGATTGCAGTTATCTAAGGGTTCCAACAGTAATGTTTCTTTTCTTTCTCCATTGAATACCTATTTCGAGAAGACAGAACAACTCTTGAAAGGGTCATATACAAATTCAAGTGGTGAATTCTTTAGATATGCTGGAAACTTGGCAGCAACATATAGCAAGCGCATTCAAGAGCGCCATGTCGTCACAGGAAACCTTCGTGCTGATATCAGTCAAGATAAGCAGTCTAGCAGGACATTCACGGCGGTTGGATTTCCAGAAGGTGTAGAAGGGAATCCTGCTTTTTCTTACACTTACGAGCCCAACGCGAAGCCCTACATTTTTGAGCCACCACTGATTCGTCGCTTATCGGCATTAGCCAGCTTCTCGTACGTATACGATAACCGGTATTTTATCGATGGAACATATCGCCTAGACGGATCGACCGCCTTCGGTACAGAAAATAAATATTCCCCATTTTGGGCTGTAGGTGCAGGATGGTCATTACATAATGAAGGTTTTATCAAGAATAATACGGATAAGATCAACAGCCTTATCTTACGCGCCAATATTGGGACTTCGGGGAATCAAAGTTTTGGCAGTTTCTTGTCGGCAAATGTATACAATCTGTCTCCCTATAGTAACTATTTTGGAATAGGGTTTATACAGAATCAGATAGGGAATCCAATGCTAGAATGGCAGAAAACCTTTCAATCCAGTTTAGGATTGGAGCTTGTTATGTTTGAAAACAGACTCTCGTCACGTATTAACTTGTATAGAAAGGTAACAGATCCTTTAATCGTTGCAGTTGATTTGCCTTCCTCTAATGGAACAGCTTCCTACCCAATGAATTTAGGATCCTTAGCGATCAATGGTATGGAAGTAGAACTTGGCTTTTCGCCAATCGTCAATAAAGCCCGCAGAATTGTATGGAACGTTGGCCTGACGGGTTCCTTATTAAAAGGCAAGTATGGTGAATTCGGCTCAATCATCAATTCACTAAACGACGAACAGATCTCCAGTAGTTCTATTCAACGTTACGAAGAAGGTCGGAGTCCAGACGATCTATGGGCTTACAAGTCGTTAGGAATTGACCCTTCGAACGGTAAAGAGGTGTTCTTGACGGCTGCCGATTCCTATACTTATGACTACTTCGAAGCAAACTACAGAGTGGTGGGTAATGCACGACCAATGGTCGAAGGAGTCCTATCGAATAACCTAAGACTTAAGAACTTTACGTTGAACGCATCTATACGTTATAATCTAGGTTCGTCTAGATTTAACAATGCTTTATATGCGCTTACCTCACGTGTTTTAGGCTGCTCATAA
- a CDS encoding TlpA family protein disulfide reductase, which yields MIRIKTVFLLCLFSIFLLCACSSGSNNWSESPKIVAGTSKLTGKIINADQLNKDSIIINLKVLYPITGEIMHFETLADSTGYFSFDFDVETDTAIVSLSSNVVPDKVLKVKAINGTTSHIEFSYIDSEIKRISIQPEMNKADMNLSHRLLVTMAEYRADRSHKSYYNQSPDEFLKLGKLVVSERTELFLEKETALSEEFRQLLRKELSLFIYSAHVFDYEQAMKLNYRNATRKDDVESVVFNKIDRSYYRFLKDFDLNDPQYLQAFSFPEFQGAILNNEVLAIPKIEEQDIPTWMTAVKAILADPLGFDKGPYYDVLAANAYGRQLNEEHKPLSETQKRNIEQYWKEGEIAKILLRKNKAVEEKIKVKSPTIINDISSVNKEQVMDTILAKYRDKVVLVDFWATWCSPCLVGIKQFESTKADYHNKDVVFVYLTNGSSPKKLWNEKIKTIGGEQYYLTEEQWMYVMNQFGFEAIPSYLLYNKNSVLTNKFTSFPGIIQLKDMIDKELK from the coding sequence ATGATTCGAATTAAAACCGTTTTCCTTTTATGTTTATTTTCCATATTTCTTTTGTGCGCATGTTCTTCAGGATCAAATAATTGGAGTGAGAGTCCTAAAATCGTTGCTGGCACCTCCAAACTAACAGGCAAAATCATTAATGCAGACCAACTGAATAAGGATAGTATCATAATCAATCTTAAGGTTCTATATCCAATAACTGGCGAGATTATGCATTTTGAAACCTTAGCCGACAGTACAGGATATTTCTCTTTTGATTTCGATGTGGAAACAGATACAGCAATAGTATCCTTGAGTTCTAATGTTGTTCCTGATAAAGTTCTTAAGGTTAAAGCAATTAATGGAACGACTAGCCATATAGAGTTTAGCTATATAGATTCGGAAATTAAAAGGATATCTATACAGCCAGAGATGAATAAAGCAGATATGAACTTAAGTCATCGCTTGTTAGTTACGATGGCGGAATACAGGGCTGATAGATCGCATAAATCATATTATAATCAAAGTCCGGATGAATTTTTAAAGTTAGGAAAGCTTGTTGTGTCGGAACGTACCGAACTATTTTTGGAAAAGGAAACTGCACTTTCCGAGGAATTTCGACAATTACTTCGAAAAGAGCTATCTCTTTTTATTTATAGCGCCCATGTGTTTGATTATGAGCAGGCGATGAAACTAAATTACAGAAATGCGACAAGAAAGGATGATGTGGAAAGCGTCGTTTTCAATAAGATTGACCGTAGCTACTATCGATTTCTAAAAGACTTTGACCTTAATGATCCGCAATACTTGCAAGCCTTCAGCTTCCCAGAGTTTCAGGGTGCCATCCTTAATAACGAGGTGCTTGCGATCCCAAAGATTGAAGAGCAAGATATCCCGACATGGATGACAGCTGTAAAAGCTATTTTAGCCGATCCTCTTGGCTTTGATAAGGGGCCCTACTATGATGTGCTTGCCGCTAATGCTTATGGCCGGCAACTTAATGAAGAACATAAGCCATTAAGTGAGACACAAAAACGAAATATTGAACAGTATTGGAAAGAAGGAGAGATTGCTAAGATACTATTGCGTAAAAACAAAGCTGTTGAAGAAAAAATAAAAGTTAAGTCGCCGACGATAATTAATGATATCAGTTCAGTTAACAAAGAGCAGGTTATGGATACCATTTTAGCAAAATATAGGGATAAAGTTGTATTGGTAGACTTTTGGGCAACCTGGTGCTCGCCATGCTTGGTAGGTATTAAACAATTCGAAAGTACAAAAGCTGATTATCACAATAAAGATGTCGTTTTTGTCTACCTAACGAATGGCTCTTCTCCAAAAAAGCTGTGGAATGAAAAGATAAAAACTATTGGTGGTGAGCAATATTATTTGACAGAAGAGCAGTGGATGTATGTTATGAATCAATTTGGATTTGAAGCGATACCCTCATATCTTTTGTACAATAAAAATAGCGTTCTAACTAATAAATTCACTAGCTTTCCGGGAATCATCCAACTCAAGGATATGATTGATAAGGAACTGAAATAG
- a CDS encoding sulfate adenylyltransferase subunit 1, which produces MNIIKFITAGSVDDGKSTLIGRLLYDTNSILDDQLEAIQKANRKNDDGTVDLAILTDGLKAEREQGITIDVAYKYFQTEKRKFIIADAPGHIQYTRNMVTGASNSDLIIILIDARKGVIEQTKRHSFLAKLLGLKKVLVCVNKMDMMDYELAVYENIKSEYLKLADKLKLEGVDFLPVSALKGDNIVNRSTRMDWYTGPSLLEYLEEVNIETHTNKGWRFPVQWVVRPQSADLHDYRGYAGRVLGEGLRTGEEVIVLPSGSRSRVSSIEFNEQNLESAQAGASVIIHLSDDVDISRGDIIVSASHPALTDRNIEANISWFENKELDTNQVYLLQTHSKVTKIKIPEILYKYDVHTQDPIYNEPIRLNDIGRVQIRSAEEIVFDRQEDFPENARAIIIDPRTNITVAAAIIQSA; this is translated from the coding sequence ATGAATATTATAAAATTTATCACAGCAGGATCTGTAGACGACGGTAAGAGTACATTAATCGGTCGTTTATTATATGATACGAATTCTATCTTGGATGATCAGCTTGAGGCTATACAGAAAGCGAATCGTAAGAATGACGATGGTACAGTTGATTTAGCTATTCTAACCGATGGATTGAAAGCAGAACGCGAACAAGGAATTACCATTGACGTTGCCTATAAATATTTCCAAACCGAGAAACGTAAGTTTATTATTGCTGATGCCCCTGGACATATTCAGTATACCCGTAATATGGTTACTGGAGCCAGCAATTCGGATCTCATTATAATCTTAATCGACGCTCGTAAAGGCGTTATTGAACAAACGAAAAGACACTCATTCTTAGCTAAATTACTGGGCTTGAAGAAGGTGCTTGTATGTGTCAATAAGATGGACATGATGGATTATGAACTTGCTGTATATGAAAATATTAAGAGTGAGTACCTAAAGTTAGCCGATAAGCTGAAGCTCGAAGGCGTTGACTTTCTTCCCGTATCCGCACTGAAAGGTGATAATATAGTAAATCGTTCAACGCGTATGGACTGGTATACAGGGCCTTCCTTGTTAGAATACTTAGAAGAAGTCAATATTGAAACGCATACCAACAAAGGATGGCGCTTCCCAGTACAATGGGTCGTAAGACCACAAAGCGCAGATTTGCATGACTATAGAGGCTATGCGGGTCGAGTATTAGGAGAGGGCTTGAGAACAGGTGAAGAGGTGATTGTTTTACCTAGTGGAAGTCGTTCTAGAGTTTCGTCAATTGAGTTCAACGAACAAAACTTAGAAAGCGCACAAGCTGGCGCATCAGTCATTATCCATTTATCAGATGACGTTGATATATCGCGTGGAGATATTATTGTAAGCGCTTCGCACCCAGCATTAACAGATCGGAATATCGAAGCTAACATTTCTTGGTTTGAAAATAAAGAACTGGATACCAATCAAGTTTATTTATTACAAACGCATTCAAAAGTAACGAAGATTAAAATCCCTGAGATTCTTTACAAATATGATGTACATACGCAGGATCCAATATACAATGAACCAATTCGTTTAAATGATATTGGACGTGTTCAGATACGATCTGCTGAAGAAATAGTATTTGACAGGCAAGAAGATTTCCCAGAAAACGCAAGAGCAATTATTATTGATCCTAGGACCAATATTACAGTAGCTGCAGCGATTATACAATCTGCATAA